One Penaeus vannamei isolate JL-2024 chromosome 38, ASM4276789v1, whole genome shotgun sequence genomic window, TCAGTCCAAAGGGCGGCGTCCTGAGGGCGCCCCGAGAGGCCACTACACCATCGTCACGTTTCGCACCCTCTTCTCGGCGGCGAGGAGCGACGCGGGCGCGGGGGCGTCGCGGGCGTCGTAGAGGTAGGGCTCGGGCGTGTAGACCAGCTTGGgcttgggggggatggggggcggcaccttggaggaggtggaggacctGAGGGAGGCGTCGTAGGACGGGTAGGCGGCGTAGGCCGGCGGGCCGTGCGAGGGCGGCAGCATTTCGCACGAGACGGACAGGAAGGACTCGGACGGCGGCGAGCTCACGTAGGGGCGCGCCTCCGCCGGGAAGCCCTCGCTCGGGTACAAGTCTGTGGGCGTGGCCGGGTAGCCCTCGGAGGGGGCGGGGTATCCGTCCGCGGGCGTCGGGTAGGCGTGGGCGGGCGGCGGGTAGTGGTCGGCGGGCGCGGGGTACTGGTCGGCGGGGCCCGGGTAGTGGCCGAGGAAGGCGTCGTGGCGGTACGGGTACGCGCCCGTGTCCGCGTAGTAGTCGTGGGCGGCCGAGGAGTCGCCGTAGCTCTTCTTGGTGGATTCGCTGTGGTCGGAGGCGCCGTCGGAGCGCGCCGACAGGCTGCCTCGCTTCGGGTCGTGGCGGCTGCTGAGCAGCTGCGACGCCGACCACGACTCCACGGGGCTCATGTAGTCCTTGCCGAGGGCGTCCTTGGCGGGGGCCTTGCCGCCGTCGGGGAAGTCCTGCGGCGGACCCAGCTTGGTGGGCGTGGCCACTGCCACGGCGTAGGCCTCGTGCACCTCGTGCGCCTTCTTGGCCTGCGCCGACCTGCGCTGGCGTCGGTGGGCGGCCAGGCAGTAGCAGGCGACGAGCGCCACCAGGGCCACGAAGCCGCCCACGCAGCCGAACACCACGGCCAGCTGGCGCGTGTCGAGGGCGGCCAGCACAGGCTCGCCTGCGCCGCCCTCCCTCACGGCCGACGTGTTGGCGGGGGGCGCCGGAGGCCGCGAGGGCGGGGGCGCGGGCGTGGTGGAGGGCGGCGCGGGCACGAACACACTCACCACGTTGCTGAGGGCGCCCGTGTTGCCCTGCTCGTCGACCGCATACAGCGCCACGTAGTGCACCACGCCGAAGTCCGGCCAGAGCAGAGTGTGCTGCTGCAGGGCGGGCGCGGGCAGGGGCGCCGGCCAGCCCTCCAGCAGGCGGCCGCCGCCCTCGCGGAGCTGGGCGGGGCTGCGGGACGCCATCACCACGTAGCGGTCGGCCACGCCGTAGTCCAGGTCGCCTCCTGGAGCCGTCCAGCTGAAGGCCACGCGCCCGCCACTGCCTGCCAGCACGGACGCCCGCAGGTCCACCACGCGGGCGGGAGGAAGGACGTCGAGGGCGGGAACGGCGCCCACTACGTCCACGACGCCCAGCCGCACGTGGCGAGTGAACAGCTCGCCCTCGACCTCGCCCTCCACGTCCACCCGCACGCTGTACTTGGCGGCGGCGAGGCCCGGCACGTAGCGGGAGTAGACGCCGTCGGCGCGCGCCATGTCGGGACCTGAGGAGAGAGAGGCGTCAGTGGGGCCTggaggaccgggggggggggggggcggtgtcctGCTAAGAAGGAGTGCTTCGGCGTGGGAATGCCAACAGAGGATATGTTACAGAGGaccaaagagaagagagggactcACCTGTGAGGCCGTCGTCGTACAGGGCGACCTCCTGCGGCTCGTGCAGCGTGCCGTTGTCCGTGTAGCCGAGGCGGGTGACGGTGGCCGTCACCTTGGCGCCCTCCACGGGGGCCGCGCCCACCCTCGCCTCGGCGAACAGCGCCAGCGGCCGCGAGATGTCGCTGGCGTTGACCAGCGACAGCGGGTGGCTGGTCCAGGCGCGCACGGCCACGTGAGGGGCGCctgtgcgggcgcgcgggcgcgAGGTGACCTGCACGTAGAGCGCCTGGTGCGAGTCCGCCCTGTTCTCCACCTTGTAGTGCCACTGGCCCGCCGTGGCCTGCGCCTCCGCCAGCCTCACGGTGATCATGTTGATGTTGGCGTCCTCCTTCTGCATGTTGGCCGTGTCGATGACCTGCCCCTGCGGGCTGACCAGGTGGATGAGGTTCCCCACGTGGGTCACGTGGTAGTAGAAGATGGCGAAGACGGTGTCGGCGCCCAGGTGCGGGTCCAGCGCGAAGGTGCCCTGGGACACGGCCACGCGCCCCCCGGGGTGCTCCGCCGCGTGCACCTTCACCGGCAGCACGGACGGGCCCGTCACGCCGGCCAGCGCCGTGTACAGAGAGTCCAGCAGGTTGTAGTACATGCTGAGCTTGGAGTCGGCGCCGATGCCCTGGTCGGGCACGATGTAGGTGCGGCCGCCGCTGAGCGCCGCCACGGTCTCGAGGCCGGCGCCCGGCGTCGGGTACTTCTCGGTCAG contains:
- the LOC113803741 gene encoding calcium-activated chloride channel regulator 1-like; the encoded protein is MAASRAPSWPSRSTSRVALVASLLATLLACCSSSKVVLRNNGYEGVVVALEDDLPSSLCQDITLGLERSVRAASAVLFAATRGRASFRDVTVLVPSSWGPSPPCPALGTLGDAAGESWEAADLRVSKGRHPQHGARPWTLHSRGCGHRGDYVSLGHQSLTANASTLAGRQLARAWLEYRYGVFEEAGAPGSAAHPPHYRAPDGAWKPNVCTNLPAVAANPACDPANLTCPLAVGGRGGAGPEGGEAGAGQEEEEEAEEAEAEEAEEEAEAERGEGRWSGGATSLMGLPGAAQVTQLCDEGSHAREAPTRHNLLCGGRSVWEVLRASPDFQNNRNVEGALAESGVAFRYVRAQPPRIVLLVDDTDVMNVQKRWEFVRKAVRKVVTYDVPDGHSVGLVVFDSAAATKYPLTRLTDGATREKVGSSLPRNPSQEPRHKRCLLCGLREALRMLRQDGPGGGAGHIVLVTAGGGEPLDAARADEASRALTAAGVVLHAIVYPLTEKYPTPGAGLETVAALSGGRTYIVPDQGIGADSKLSMYYNLLDSLYTALAGVTGPSVLPVKVHAAEHPGGRVAVSQGTFALDPHLGADTVFAIFYYHVTHVGNLIHLVSPQGQVIDTANMQKEDANINMITVRLAEAQATAGQWHYKVENRADSHQALYVQVTSRPRARTGAPHVAVRAWTSHPLSLVNASDISRPLALFAEARVGAAPVEGAKVTATVTRLGYTDNGTLHEPQEVALYDDGLTGPDMARADGVYSRYVPGLAAAKYSVRVDVEGEVEGELFTRHVRLGVVDVVGAVPALDVLPPARVVDLRASVLAGSGGRVAFSWTAPGGDLDYGVADRYVVMASRSPAQLREGGGRLLEGWPAPLPAPALQQHTLLWPDFGVVHYVALYAVDEQGNTGALSNVVSVFVPAPPSTTPAPPPSRPPAPPANTSAVREGGAGEPVLAALDTRQLAVVFGCVGGFVALVALVACYCLAAHRRQRRSAQAKKAHEVHEAYAVAVATPTKLGPPQDFPDGGKAPAKDALGKDYMSPVESWSASQLLSSRHDPKRGSLSARSDGASDHSESTKKSYGDSSAAHDYYADTGAYPYRHDAFLGHYPGPADQYPAPADHYPPPAHAYPTPADGYPAPSEGYPATPTDLYPSEGFPAEARPYVSSPPSESFLSVSCEMLPPSHGPPAYAAYPSYDASLRSSTSSKVPPPIPPKPKLVYTPEPYLYDARDAPAPASLLAAEKRVRNVTMV